The Trueperaceae bacterium genome window below encodes:
- a CDS encoding V-type ATPase 116kDa subunit family protein: MIARMDQVTVVGRRSVAKDVLAALQGLGVMQVTRLAPEAEEEALQAMRLRGGDLAEREAWERVLSRSTALLDVLGIDAAAAARGPAVTNASAAEAEVREAGEQIDRLVAERSELRDELELIETYLPLMRDLAPMLAQVESSRYLAGAAFLADESDLEDLERRLRSEFGEGFVLARRPRGGQALVVAAVMRGDAANFRSALARAGVSELQLPERYQDQGVAKATHSMEERSQVVPRRLATVEEELRKLAAKHAERLAQLNLHARNVTARLAATENLLEGRYGFALRGWVPSDAREHVLRSLEGQFGGDVAVAWRPADEHHDTGVPVKLDNPAWVRPFQGLLALFAPPRYGSFDPSWTLAVFFPLYFGIVLGDIGFGLVFAVLALLLRRRGAQGKPLGLGPLGITIPPQLLAPISTVILWCSAWAVAWGFVFGEFFGNFLEHFPPARPVFYAGGHGEAHGLIEILLFRVEEFTPLLLITLGFGIFQVLFGWAIRVREGLKHHDMGHVYEGVGMFAGLSGIIVFAWAYLSGNLGALTMTIAGLGLLVFVACAVLAKMPLMLLEIISNSGHILSFLRLFAVGLSAALVANLSTDLGFGLAGVLPVIGPILGIAVALVVHALAIALTIIGHTLQPLRLQYVEFFTKFGFYDEAGTPYNPLRLVGGKS, encoded by the coding sequence GTGATCGCCCGGATGGACCAGGTGACCGTCGTCGGTCGCCGCTCCGTCGCCAAGGACGTCCTCGCCGCCCTGCAGGGGCTCGGCGTCATGCAGGTCACGCGGCTGGCGCCCGAGGCCGAGGAGGAGGCCCTCCAGGCCATGAGGCTGCGCGGCGGCGACCTCGCCGAGCGCGAGGCCTGGGAGAGGGTGCTGTCGCGTTCCACCGCGCTGCTCGACGTGCTCGGCATCGACGCCGCCGCGGCCGCGCGCGGCCCGGCGGTGACGAACGCCTCCGCGGCGGAGGCCGAGGTGCGCGAGGCCGGGGAGCAGATCGACCGCCTCGTCGCCGAGCGCTCCGAGCTCCGCGACGAGCTCGAGCTCATCGAGACCTACCTGCCGCTGATGCGCGACCTGGCCCCCATGCTGGCGCAGGTCGAGTCGTCGCGGTACCTGGCCGGCGCCGCGTTCCTGGCCGACGAGTCGGACCTGGAGGACCTGGAGCGGCGCCTGCGCTCCGAGTTCGGCGAGGGCTTCGTGCTGGCGCGCCGGCCGCGCGGCGGCCAGGCGCTCGTCGTCGCGGCGGTGATGCGCGGCGACGCCGCGAACTTCCGCTCGGCGCTGGCCCGCGCCGGCGTCTCGGAGCTGCAGCTGCCCGAGCGCTACCAGGACCAGGGGGTCGCCAAGGCCACGCACTCCATGGAGGAGCGCTCCCAGGTCGTGCCGCGGCGCCTCGCCACCGTCGAGGAGGAGCTGCGCAAGCTGGCGGCCAAGCACGCCGAGCGCCTCGCCCAGCTCAACCTCCACGCCCGCAACGTCACGGCGCGCCTGGCGGCGACCGAGAACCTCCTCGAGGGACGCTACGGGTTCGCGCTGCGGGGCTGGGTCCCCTCCGACGCCCGCGAGCACGTGCTGCGCAGCCTCGAGGGCCAGTTCGGCGGCGACGTCGCGGTCGCGTGGCGGCCCGCCGACGAGCACCACGACACCGGCGTGCCCGTGAAGCTCGACAACCCCGCCTGGGTGCGGCCGTTCCAGGGCCTCCTGGCCCTCTTCGCCCCGCCGCGCTACGGCAGCTTCGACCCCAGCTGGACGCTGGCGGTCTTCTTCCCGCTCTACTTCGGCATCGTCCTCGGCGACATCGGCTTCGGCCTCGTCTTCGCGGTGCTGGCCCTCCTCCTGAGGCGCCGGGGCGCCCAGGGCAAGCCCCTCGGCCTGGGGCCCCTCGGCATCACGATCCCGCCGCAGCTGCTGGCGCCCATAAGCACCGTGATCCTCTGGTGCTCGGCCTGGGCCGTAGCCTGGGGCTTCGTCTTCGGCGAGTTCTTCGGCAACTTCCTCGAGCACTTCCCGCCCGCCCGGCCGGTGTTCTACGCGGGAGGTCACGGCGAGGCGCACGGCCTCATCGAGATCCTCCTGTTCCGCGTCGAGGAGTTCACGCCGCTGCTGCTCATCACGCTCGGCTTCGGCATCTTCCAGGTGCTGTTCGGCTGGGCCATCAGGGTCAGGGAAGGGCTCAAGCACCACGACATGGGCCACGTCTACGAGGGCGTGGGCATGTTCGCCGGCCTGTCCGGCATCATCGTGTTCGCCTGGGCCTACCTCTCCGGCAACCTCGGCGCCCTCACGATGACGATCGCCGGCCTGGGCCTGCTCGTCTTCGTGGCGTGCGCGGTGCTGGCGAAGATGCCGCTCATGCTCCTCGAGATCATCTCGAACTCGGGGCACATCCTGAGCTTCCTGCGACTCTTCGCCGTCGGCCTCTCGGCCGCGCTGGTCGCGAACCTCTCGACCGACCTGGGCTTCGGCCTCGCCGGCGTGCTGCCCGTGATCGGTCCCATCCTCGGCATCGCCGTGGCGCTCGTCGTCCACGCCCTGGCGATCGCCCTCACGATCATCGGGCATACGCTGCAGCCCTTGAGGCTCCAGTATGTCGAGTTCTTCACCAAGTTCGGCTTCTACGACGAGGCCGGCACGCCATACAACCCCCTGCGGTTGGTAGGAGGAAAGTCATGA
- a CDS encoding V-type ATPase subunit subunit G family protein has protein sequence MEAQGERLLQDLLAQEKKLVSKVDEAKAKAKATVDKANAEAAAILEAARAKAEALAQSELEAGRKEEEAVKQSVLSAAKEAAEALAAKAAANRAAAAALVLEKILP, from the coding sequence TTGGAAGCACAGGGTGAACGACTGCTGCAGGACCTGTTGGCCCAGGAGAAGAAGCTCGTCAGCAAGGTCGACGAGGCCAAGGCCAAGGCCAAGGCCACCGTCGACAAGGCGAACGCGGAGGCCGCAGCGATCCTCGAGGCAGCGCGCGCCAAGGCCGAGGCCCTCGCCCAGTCGGAGCTGGAAGCCGGCCGCAAGGAGGAGGAGGCCGTCAAGCAGAGCGTCCTCTCCGCCGCCAAGGAGGCCGCCGAGGCTCTCGCGGCCAAGGCCGCGGCCAACCGCGCGGCGGCGGCCGCACTGGTCCTGGAGAAGATCTTGCCGTGA
- the dnaG gene encoding DNA primase encodes MSRDAKELIRERLPIAEVVGEVVSLRPAGRGRLKGLCPFHSEKTPSFHVLVDRGFFYCFGCQAKGDVFDFVMRTQALSFPEALRLLGARAGVEVTPPSEAAGKRRDLLDVNKLALAFFRSQLGRPARDYLAGRGLAEETVEAFEVGYAPDSWDALLRHMLGKGVREDDLVALGLVVENERGRRYDRFRDRIVFPIKDALGRVVGFSGRVLGEGSPKYLNSPESEVFRKSELLYGLDRARAAIRETGQVIVVEGYTDVMALHQAGLTNAVAALGATLTAEQADALERLDARTVYLAFDADEAGQRAILSGLDQAVGRRLVVKAVSVPHGKDPAEAVLGGHLEEFRRALDEGVSEVEFRFERVIGRHDPATLEGQAAILEELQDVLRPRTLFDPVADEMRRLVVDRLGVEPRRLDEWLGARDRRRVSQAEVRGMRSQRVELDQVRRVEAEVVSLVLLEPDYLRERLAEVEAAVPGAADEDGSPLAHLVEVGRRLDYDADAVLAAVTARPEGAYVLERLVGEADDGEDLGDVDVRLGRALSRLRELRLEGLKEDTRARLLRRRDEIARILAAGEAPGGERLEDLYAELKEIQGVLAAREAERRSRVRRR; translated from the coding sequence GTGAGCCGGGACGCCAAGGAGCTGATCAGGGAGAGGCTCCCCATCGCCGAGGTCGTCGGCGAGGTCGTGAGCCTCAGGCCGGCCGGGCGCGGGCGGCTCAAGGGCCTGTGCCCGTTCCACTCCGAGAAGACGCCGTCCTTCCACGTGCTCGTCGACAGGGGCTTCTTCTACTGCTTCGGCTGCCAGGCCAAGGGCGACGTCTTCGACTTCGTCATGCGCACCCAGGCGCTGTCGTTCCCCGAGGCGCTGCGCCTCCTCGGGGCCAGGGCCGGCGTCGAGGTCACGCCGCCTTCGGAGGCGGCGGGCAAGCGCCGCGACCTCCTCGACGTCAACAAGCTCGCGCTGGCCTTCTTCCGCTCCCAGCTGGGCCGTCCGGCGCGGGACTACCTGGCCGGGCGCGGCCTCGCCGAGGAGACCGTGGAGGCCTTCGAGGTCGGCTACGCGCCGGACTCGTGGGACGCCCTGCTCAGGCACATGCTCGGCAAGGGCGTGCGCGAGGACGACCTCGTGGCCCTCGGCCTCGTCGTGGAGAACGAGCGCGGGCGTCGCTACGACAGGTTCAGGGACAGGATCGTCTTCCCGATCAAGGACGCCCTGGGCCGCGTGGTGGGCTTCTCCGGCCGCGTGCTCGGCGAGGGGAGCCCGAAGTACCTCAACAGCCCCGAGTCCGAGGTCTTCAGGAAGTCGGAGCTGCTCTACGGGCTCGACAGGGCGCGCGCCGCGATACGCGAGACGGGCCAGGTCATCGTCGTCGAGGGCTACACGGACGTGATGGCGCTGCACCAGGCGGGCCTGACGAACGCCGTGGCGGCCCTCGGCGCCACGCTCACCGCCGAGCAGGCAGACGCGCTGGAGCGGCTCGATGCTAGAACGGTCTATCTAGCGTTCGACGCCGACGAGGCCGGCCAGCGGGCCATCCTGTCCGGCCTCGACCAGGCCGTCGGCAGGCGCCTCGTGGTCAAGGCCGTGAGCGTGCCGCACGGCAAGGACCCGGCCGAGGCGGTGCTGGGGGGCCACCTCGAGGAGTTCAGGCGGGCCCTGGACGAGGGCGTGTCGGAGGTGGAGTTCCGCTTCGAGCGCGTCATCGGCCGCCACGACCCCGCCACGCTCGAGGGCCAGGCCGCCATCCTCGAGGAGCTGCAGGACGTGCTGCGGCCGCGCACGCTCTTCGACCCCGTGGCCGACGAGATGCGCCGGCTCGTCGTCGACAGGCTCGGCGTGGAGCCCCGCCGCCTCGACGAGTGGCTGGGCGCGCGGGACCGGCGCCGCGTGAGCCAGGCCGAGGTGCGCGGGATGCGCAGCCAGCGCGTCGAGCTCGACCAGGTCAGGCGCGTCGAGGCCGAGGTCGTCTCGCTGGTGCTGCTCGAGCCCGACTACCTGCGCGAGCGGCTCGCCGAGGTCGAGGCCGCCGTGCCCGGCGCCGCCGACGAGGACGGCTCGCCCCTGGCCCACCTCGTCGAGGTCGGCCGCCGCCTCGACTACGACGCCGACGCCGTGCTGGCCGCCGTGACCGCGCGGCCGGAGGGCGCCTACGTGCTCGAGCGCCTCGTCGGCGAGGCCGACGACGGCGAGGACCTCGGCGACGTCGACGTCAGGCTCGGCCGCGCCCTCTCGCGCCTGCGGGAGCTGCGGCTCGAGGGCCTCAAGGAGGACACGCGCGCCCGGCTGCTGAGGCGGCGCGACGAGATCGCGCGGATCCTCGCGGCCGGCGAAGCGCCCGGGGGCGAGAGGCTGGAGGACCTCTACGCCGAGCTGAAGGAGATCCAGGGCGTGCTGGCGGCGCGCGAGGCGGAGCGCCGGTCGCGCGTGAGGCGGAGATGA
- a CDS encoding phosphoribosyltransferase family protein: MPTHRITVGGIERELPVVDVGGVSVALLNLLGDTELTEVAADELARRLPPGVEGFVTPEVKAVPLAHALSVRTGLPYVVARKTVKPYMVSPVTREVVSITTGKPQLLVLDGNDVERLAGRRVAIVDDVVSTGGTLDGLKDLLKSVGAEVVGTLVVFTEGNGRDDVTALGHLPLFPAAAGA, from the coding sequence GTGCCTACGCACCGCATCACAGTGGGCGGGATCGAGAGGGAGCTGCCGGTCGTCGACGTGGGCGGCGTGTCGGTGGCCCTGCTCAACCTGCTCGGGGACACCGAGCTCACCGAGGTCGCCGCCGACGAGCTGGCGCGGCGGCTGCCGCCGGGCGTGGAGGGCTTCGTCACGCCGGAGGTCAAGGCCGTGCCCCTGGCGCACGCCCTGAGCGTGAGGACCGGCCTGCCCTACGTCGTGGCGCGCAAGACGGTGAAGCCGTACATGGTCTCGCCTGTCACGCGGGAGGTCGTCAGCATCACGACCGGCAAGCCGCAGCTCCTCGTGCTGGACGGCAACGACGTCGAGCGCCTCGCCGGCAGGCGGGTGGCCATCGTCGACGACGTCGTCTCCACGGGCGGCACGCTCGACGGCCTCAAGGACCTGCTGAAGAGCGTCGGTGCCGAGGTCGTGGGCACCCTGGTCGTGTTCACCGAGGGGAACGGCCGCGACGACGTGACCGCGCTCGGCCACCTGCCCCTCTTCCCGGCCGCCGCCGGGGCTTGA
- the ruvB gene encoding Holliday junction branch migration DNA helicase RuvB: MRVVEDVRLRPTTLAEYVGQARLKKKLAVYLEAARERGEPLDHLLLYGPPGLGKTTLAHIVAHEMGVGIRVTSGPAIEKPGDLAAILTNSLEEGDVLFIDEIHRLSRVAEEHLYPAMEEFKIDIVLGQGPAARSIRLELPRFTLIGATTRPGLITGPLRSRFGIVEHLEFYTGEELAEGVLQDARRLGFAIDDDAALEIGRRSRGTMRIAKRMLRRVRDYAQVAGDERITLGRTRAALESLGIDDAGLDRRDRAILDAIVHKFVGGPVGLDTLATAVGEDRTTLEEVYEPFLIQMGLLQRTARGRVATEEAYRHLGLPVPVADAPLFGEAGAG; encoded by the coding sequence ATGCGCGTCGTGGAGGACGTACGCTTGCGCCCTACCACCTTGGCCGAGTACGTAGGGCAGGCGCGCCTCAAGAAGAAGCTGGCGGTCTACCTCGAGGCGGCGCGCGAGAGGGGCGAGCCCCTCGACCACCTGCTCCTCTACGGACCGCCGGGTCTGGGCAAGACCACCCTGGCGCACATCGTCGCCCACGAGATGGGCGTGGGGATACGCGTGACCTCGGGACCGGCGATCGAGAAGCCCGGCGACCTGGCCGCGATCCTCACGAACTCCCTCGAGGAGGGCGACGTCCTGTTCATCGACGAGATCCACCGCCTGAGCCGCGTCGCTGAGGAGCACCTCTACCCCGCGATGGAGGAGTTCAAGATCGACATCGTGCTGGGCCAGGGGCCGGCGGCGCGCTCCATAAGGCTCGAGCTCCCGCGCTTCACGCTGATAGGCGCGACGACCCGGCCGGGCCTCATTACCGGCCCGCTGCGCAGCCGCTTCGGCATCGTCGAGCACCTCGAGTTCTACACGGGCGAGGAGCTCGCCGAGGGTGTGCTGCAGGACGCCAGGCGGCTCGGCTTCGCGATCGACGACGACGCAGCCCTGGAGATCGGCCGACGCTCGCGCGGCACCATGCGCATCGCCAAGCGCATGCTCAGGCGCGTGCGCGACTACGCCCAGGTGGCGGGCGACGAGCGCATCACGCTGGGGCGCACCCGCGCCGCGCTGGAGTCCCTCGGCATCGACGACGCCGGCCTCGACAGGCGCGACAGGGCGATCCTCGACGCCATCGTCCACAAGTTCGTGGGCGGGCCCGTGGGCCTCGACACGCTGGCCACGGCCGTGGGCGAGGACCGCACGACGCTCGAGGAGGTGTACGAGCCGTTCCTCATCCAGATGGGGCTGCTCCAGCGCACCGCCAGGGGCAGGGTCGCCACCGAGGAGGCGTACCGGCACCTCGGCCTGCCGGTCCCGGTCGCGGACGCGCCGCTGTTCGGCGAGGCCGGCGCGGGGTGA
- a CDS encoding response regulator yields the protein MIEGSLRNVPLADIFQVIATGQKSGVLTVQRGQARARIYFDQGRIGYAHVTPGVHLGEILVRMDLLTAHEVQELLRRQHAENPGTQLGEMAVRLGLLKQEDLHQAIDRQVLEVVSDLLTWSEGHFYFTDTPTEATQQSLDHSVDAMSLLIQVAARQEQFASTDVGPDAVFTRAGDPTRVDMPPGGWEVLASVDGRRSARTIAAELDLTERHVYHLLGELARLGVIERIPVAADDPLVLVVSPNTALQRLIRLGLQRAGFTAAAVYRYDETERAIEEHHPSALVVDDDRVGSAWEVVRELRRRPAHAHVPVLVLVDEQPRPGLFRRLPRAETLLKPFHELRLQELVSRMVGRKAT from the coding sequence GTGATCGAGGGCAGCCTCCGGAACGTCCCGCTAGCCGACATCTTCCAGGTCATCGCCACCGGCCAGAAGTCGGGCGTGCTGACGGTGCAGCGCGGCCAGGCGCGCGCCCGCATCTACTTCGACCAGGGGCGCATCGGCTACGCCCACGTCACTCCCGGCGTGCACCTCGGCGAGATCCTCGTCCGCATGGACCTCCTCACCGCACACGAGGTGCAGGAGCTCCTGAGGAGGCAGCACGCCGAGAACCCCGGCACGCAGCTGGGCGAGATGGCCGTGCGCCTCGGCCTCCTCAAGCAGGAGGACCTCCACCAGGCCATCGACCGTCAGGTGCTCGAGGTCGTCAGCGACCTGCTCACCTGGTCTGAGGGCCACTTCTACTTCACCGACACCCCCACGGAGGCGACGCAGCAGAGCCTCGACCACAGCGTCGACGCCATGAGCCTGCTCATCCAGGTGGCGGCCAGGCAGGAGCAGTTCGCCTCCACCGACGTCGGGCCCGATGCCGTCTTCACGCGCGCCGGCGACCCCACCCGCGTGGACATGCCGCCGGGCGGCTGGGAGGTGCTGGCCTCCGTCGACGGAAGGCGCTCGGCCCGCACGATCGCGGCCGAGCTCGACCTGACCGAGCGGCACGTCTACCACCTCCTCGGCGAGCTGGCCAGGCTCGGGGTCATCGAGCGCATACCCGTGGCCGCCGACGACCCGCTCGTCCTCGTGGTCTCCCCCAACACCGCCCTGCAGCGCCTCATCAGGCTCGGCCTGCAGCGCGCCGGCTTCACCGCGGCGGCCGTCTACCGCTACGACGAGACCGAGCGCGCGATCGAGGAGCACCACCCGAGCGCCCTCGTCGTCGACGACGACCGCGTCGGCTCGGCGTGGGAGGTCGTGCGCGAGCTGCGGCGCCGCCCCGCCCACGCCCACGTGCCCGTGCTGGTGCTGGTCGACGAGCAGCCGCGCCCCGGCCTGTTCCGCCGCCTCCCCCGCGCCGAGACGCTGCTGAAGCCGTTCCACGAGCTGCGCCTGCAGGAGCTCGTGAGCCGCATGGTGGGCCGCAAGGCGACCTGA
- a CDS encoding ABC transporter substrate-binding protein yields the protein MKRFLLAAAVLFFVGTNALAQEEQVTIVVATGAVGQELELTRAAAQRYMEQHPNVTVDVIETPDLSNDRLGVYLQVFEAQSPDIDVMQIDVIWPGDLAEHLVDLYEYGAEEVVDQHFPAIVENNTVDGRLVGIPWFTDSGLLYYRTDLLEKYGYDAPPTTWDELEEMAQTIQDGERAEGNPDFWGFVWQGNSYEGLTCDALEWIASNGGGTIISPDGQVTIDNPAAVEAVERAAGWVGTISPDGVTSFGEEDARNMFQAGNAAFMRNWPYAYSLGNAEDSAIAGKFDVAPLPAGASGNGAGTLGGWQLAVSRYSEHPDIAADVALYLASPEEQKIRAVEGSFLPTVMSLYEDPEVLEAAPFFGRLYDVLINGVARPSTVAAPNYAQVSQAFYTAVHDVLTGASTAEDALALASLDIQDITGLEAGQP from the coding sequence ATGAAGAGGTTCCTACTCGCTGCGGCGGTCCTGTTCTTCGTCGGGACCAACGCGCTGGCGCAGGAGGAGCAGGTGACCATCGTGGTCGCCACGGGCGCCGTGGGGCAGGAGCTGGAGCTCACCCGCGCCGCGGCCCAACGCTACATGGAGCAGCACCCCAACGTGACCGTGGACGTCATCGAGACGCCCGACCTGTCGAACGACCGCCTCGGGGTCTACCTGCAGGTGTTCGAGGCGCAGTCGCCCGACATCGACGTCATGCAGATCGACGTGATCTGGCCCGGCGACCTGGCCGAGCACCTGGTGGACCTCTACGAGTACGGCGCCGAGGAGGTGGTGGACCAGCACTTCCCGGCGATCGTCGAGAACAACACGGTCGACGGGCGCCTCGTGGGCATCCCGTGGTTCACCGACTCCGGGCTCCTCTACTACCGCACCGACCTCCTCGAGAAGTACGGCTACGACGCCCCGCCCACCACCTGGGACGAGCTCGAGGAGATGGCCCAGACGATCCAGGACGGCGAGCGCGCCGAGGGCAACCCCGACTTCTGGGGCTTCGTCTGGCAGGGCAACTCGTACGAGGGCCTCACCTGCGACGCCCTCGAGTGGATCGCCTCCAACGGCGGCGGCACGATCATCAGCCCCGACGGCCAGGTGACGATCGACAACCCGGCCGCGGTCGAGGCCGTCGAGCGGGCGGCCGGCTGGGTGGGCACGATCTCGCCCGACGGCGTCACCAGCTTCGGCGAGGAGGACGCCCGCAACATGTTCCAGGCCGGCAACGCGGCCTTCATGCGCAACTGGCCCTACGCCTACAGCCTGGGCAACGCGGAGGACAGCGCGATCGCCGGCAAGTTCGACGTGGCGCCGCTCCCGGCGGGCGCCTCGGGCAACGGCGCCGGCACGCTCGGCGGCTGGCAGCTCGCGGTGTCGCGCTACAGCGAGCACCCCGACATCGCCGCCGACGTGGCGCTCTACCTGGCGTCGCCGGAGGAGCAGAAGATCCGCGCCGTCGAGGGCAGCTTCCTGCCGACCGTCATGTCGCTCTACGAGGACCCCGAGGTCCTCGAGGCCGCGCCGTTCTTCGGCCGGCTCTACGACGTGCTCATCAACGGCGTCGCGCGCCCCTCGACGGTGGCAGCCCCGAACTACGCCCAGGTCTCGCAGGCGTTCTACACGGCGGTCCACGACGTGCTGACGGGCGCCTCCACGGCCGAGGACGCGCTGGCGCTCGCCTCCCTCGACATCCAGGACATCACCGGCCTGGAAGCCGGCCAACCCTGA
- a CDS encoding sugar ABC transporter permease, protein MLTPPRTATARKRGPSRLARAEARTAWLLLLPTFVILAVIAFYPFSRVVTSSFTNARFASANAETRYVGLANYRALLSMTIRELPRVVDDDGQPVLRDGEPQYESWVRVLPREPLRYRAVFEFSLLGRRYVVGAVTAPFVRAIWDTSVFTVIAVFLETVLGMVIALALNTEFRGRGLMRAAMLVPWAVITAVSARIWEWMLQPTRAGLFNALGSYLGISDGRTDFFGNLTLQLPSMIAMDVWKTTPFMALLLLAGLSTIPSELYEAAEVDGASRLRQFFTITLPLLRPTLAVALVFRTLDSLRVFDIFQVVLGNRRFSMASYTQDLLISQRDMGTSSAASVVIFVIIAIFAVLYIRMLGQRSLE, encoded by the coding sequence GTGCTCACGCCTCCGAGGACGGCCACGGCGCGGAAGAGGGGCCCGTCGCGCCTGGCGCGCGCCGAGGCCCGCACCGCCTGGCTGCTGCTGCTGCCGACCTTCGTGATCCTGGCCGTGATCGCGTTCTACCCGTTCTCGCGGGTGGTCACCTCGAGCTTCACGAACGCCCGCTTCGCCAGCGCCAACGCCGAGACCCGCTACGTCGGCCTGGCGAACTACCGCGCGCTCCTCTCGATGACGATCAGGGAGCTGCCGCGCGTCGTCGACGATGACGGCCAGCCCGTGCTGCGCGACGGCGAGCCCCAGTACGAGAGCTGGGTGCGGGTGCTGCCGCGCGAGCCCCTGCGCTACCGCGCCGTCTTCGAGTTCTCGCTGCTCGGCCGGCGCTACGTCGTCGGCGCCGTCACCGCCCCGTTCGTCAGGGCGATCTGGGACACCAGCGTCTTCACCGTCATCGCGGTGTTCCTCGAGACAGTGCTGGGCATGGTCATCGCCCTCGCCCTCAACACCGAGTTCCGCGGGCGCGGGCTGATGCGCGCGGCCATGCTCGTGCCCTGGGCCGTGATCACGGCGGTGAGCGCGCGCATCTGGGAGTGGATGCTCCAGCCCACCCGCGCGGGCCTGTTCAACGCGCTCGGCAGCTACCTGGGCATCAGCGACGGACGCACCGACTTCTTCGGCAACCTGACCCTGCAGCTCCCCAGCATGATCGCGATGGACGTCTGGAAGACCACGCCGTTCATGGCGCTGCTGCTGCTCGCCGGGCTCTCGACGATCCCCTCGGAGCTCTACGAGGCTGCCGAGGTCGACGGCGCCAGCCGGCTCAGGCAGTTCTTCACGATCACGCTGCCGCTCCTGAGGCCCACGCTGGCCGTGGCCCTGGTCTTCAGGACCCTCGACTCGCTGCGCGTCTTCGACATCTTCCAGGTCGTGCTCGGCAACCGCCGCTTCTCCATGGCCAGCTACACGCAGGACCTGCTCATCAGCCAGCGCGACATGGGCACCTCGTCCGCCGCCTCCGTCGTGATCTTCGTGATCATCGCGATCTTCGCCGTGCTCTACATACGCATGCTCGGCCAGAGGAGCCTCGAATGA
- a CDS encoding carbohydrate ABC transporter permease encodes MTRAARRAVGRALFYVLIAAIFVYLMFPFYWAIVSALKTQSELIRTPATLWPTNPVLDNFRSVLSNDRFLRALLNSTIVASSVTVLSLVVGSFAGYALGKMRFAGKTPSLYVILAMTMFPQIAVLAGLYAVIRVLGMPSIPSMILSYMLFTLPFTVWVLTSFFRGLPDSLLEASRVDGATLFQAFRLVLLPLTAPALVTTGLLAFIQAWNEYLFALTFTVIDPPARTVPVAIALFTGEVARQEPFGEIMAAAIIVTIPLVALVLIFQQRIVAGLTAGAVKG; translated from the coding sequence ATGACCCGCGCTGCCAGGCGCGCCGTCGGGCGCGCGCTCTTCTACGTGCTCATCGCCGCGATCTTCGTCTACCTTATGTTCCCCTTCTACTGGGCGATCGTCTCGGCGCTGAAGACGCAGTCCGAGCTGATCAGGACGCCGGCCACGCTGTGGCCGACGAACCCGGTCCTCGACAACTTCAGGTCGGTGCTGTCGAACGACCGCTTCCTCAGAGCCCTCCTCAACTCGACGATCGTCGCGAGCTCGGTGACGGTCCTCTCGCTGGTCGTCGGCTCGTTCGCCGGCTACGCGCTGGGCAAGATGCGCTTCGCCGGCAAGACCCCGTCGCTCTACGTGATCCTGGCGATGACGATGTTCCCGCAGATCGCCGTCCTCGCCGGCCTCTACGCCGTGATCAGGGTGCTCGGCATGCCGTCGATACCCAGCATGATCCTCTCCTACATGCTCTTCACGCTGCCGTTCACGGTGTGGGTCCTGACCTCGTTCTTCCGCGGACTGCCCGACTCGCTGCTCGAGGCCTCCCGCGTCGACGGCGCCACGCTCTTCCAGGCGTTCCGCCTGGTGCTGCTGCCGCTGACGGCGCCGGCGCTCGTCACCACGGGCCTCCTCGCCTTCATCCAGGCGTGGAACGAGTACCTGTTCGCGCTGACCTTCACGGTCATCGACCCGCCGGCGCGGACCGTGCCCGTCGCCATCGCGCTGTTCACGGGCGAGGTCGCCAGGCAGGAGCCCTTCGGCGAGATCATGGCCGCCGCGATCATCGTGACGATCCCGCTCGTCGCGCTGGTCCTGATCTTCCAGCAGCGCATCGTCGCCGGGCTGACGGCCGGCGCCGTGAAGGGTTAG